A genomic stretch from Acinonyx jubatus isolate Ajub_Pintada_27869175 chromosome E2, VMU_Ajub_asm_v1.0, whole genome shotgun sequence includes:
- the ZNF576 gene encoding zinc finger protein 576, whose product MEDPHPEETMEQQDSSKERSPRSPGGDVCHLGAPQCTRCLITFADSKFQERHMKREHPADFVAQKLQGALFICFTCARSFPSSKALIAHQRGHGPATRPSVPVAPAAAPPTFPCPDCGKTFGQAASLRRHRQAHETRTPPGPFACTECGQDFAQEAGLHQHYIRHARGEL is encoded by the exons ATGGAGGACCCGCATCCTGAAGAGACCATGGAGCAGCAGGATTCGTCCAAGGAGAGGAGTCCCCGCAGTCCAGGAGGCGACGTGT GCCACCTGGGGGCCCCGCAGTGCACCCGCTGCCTCATCACCTTCGCCGATTCCAAGTTCCAGGAGCGTCACATGAAGCGGGAGCACCCAGCGGACTTCGTGGCCCAGAAGCTGCAGGGGGCTCTCTTCATCTGCTTCACCTGTGCCcgctccttcccctcctccaaggCCCTGATCGCCCATCAGCGTGGCCACGGTCCAGCCACCAGGCCCTCCGTGCCAGTTGCACCCGCCGCTGCCCCGCCTACCTTCCCCTGTCCTGACTGTGGCAAGACCTTTGGGCAGGCTGCTTCTCTGAGGCGGCACCGCCAGGCGCATGAGACCCGCACCCCTCCTGGCCCCTTCGCCTGCACTGAGTGTGGTCAGGACTTTGCCCAGGAGGCTGGGCTGCATCAACACTACATCCGGCATGCCCGGGGGGAGCTCTGA
- the ZNF428 gene encoding zinc finger protein 428 isoform X1, whose translation MTETREPAETGGYASLEEDDEDLSPGPEHSSDSEYTLSEPDSEEEEDEEEEEEEATDDPEYDPGYKVKQRLGGGRGGPSRRAPRAAQPPGPPAQPCQLCGRSLLGEAPPGTPPCRLCCPATAPQEAPAPEGRALGEEEEEPPRAGEGRPAGREEEEEDEEEEGTYHCTECEDSFDNLGELHGHFMLHARGEV comes from the exons ATGACAGAGACCCGTGAGCCAGCTGAGACTGGGGGCTATGCCAGCTTGGAAGAAGACGATGAGGACCTCTCTCCAG GCCCTGAGCATTCCTCTGACTCTGAATACACTCTCTCAGAGCCAGACTccgaagaggaagaagatgaggaggaggaggaggaggaggccactGACGATCCTGAATATGACCCTGGCTACAAGGTGAAGCAACGCctgggggggggccgggggggcccGTCCCGCCGGGCCCCCCGTGCAGCCCAGCCCCCGggccccccagcccagccctgccagctCTGTGGCCGCTCACTCCTTGGGGAGgccccaccaggcaccccaccttgCCGGCTCTGCTGCCCTGCTACAGCCCCCCAGGAAGCTCCAGCCCCTGAAGGCAGGGCCCtcggggaggaagaggaggagccgCCTCGGGCTGGGGAGGGTCGAccagctgggagggaggaggaggaggaagatgaggaggaggagggcacctATCACTGTACGGAGTGTGAGGATTCCTTCGACAACCTCGGGGAGCTGCACGGGCACTTCATGCTGCATGCCCGGGGCGAGGTGTAG
- the ZNF428 gene encoding zinc finger protein 428 isoform X2, protein MQRCWGHGDGSDPGPAFPESPGPEHSSDSEYTLSEPDSEEEEDEEEEEEEATDDPEYDPGYKVKQRLGGGRGGPSRRAPRAAQPPGPPAQPCQLCGRSLLGEAPPGTPPCRLCCPATAPQEAPAPEGRALGEEEEEPPRAGEGRPAGREEEEEDEEEEGTYHCTECEDSFDNLGELHGHFMLHARGEV, encoded by the exons ATGCAGCGTTGCTGGGGACATGGAGATGGGTCAGACCCAGGTCCTGCCTTCCCGGAGTCTCCAG GCCCTGAGCATTCCTCTGACTCTGAATACACTCTCTCAGAGCCAGACTccgaagaggaagaagatgaggaggaggaggaggaggaggccactGACGATCCTGAATATGACCCTGGCTACAAGGTGAAGCAACGCctgggggggggccgggggggcccGTCCCGCCGGGCCCCCCGTGCAGCCCAGCCCCCGggccccccagcccagccctgccagctCTGTGGCCGCTCACTCCTTGGGGAGgccccaccaggcaccccaccttgCCGGCTCTGCTGCCCTGCTACAGCCCCCCAGGAAGCTCCAGCCCCTGAAGGCAGGGCCCtcggggaggaagaggaggagccgCCTCGGGCTGGGGAGGGTCGAccagctgggagggaggaggaggaggaagatgaggaggaggagggcacctATCACTGTACGGAGTGTGAGGATTCCTTCGACAACCTCGGGGAGCTGCACGGGCACTTCATGCTGCATGCCCGGGGCGAGGTGTAG